A genome region from Streptomyces pratensis includes the following:
- a CDS encoding PucR family transcriptional regulator, with amino-acid sequence MPQVVRSRIRALHGPPPVTPLPHRTRSLADREAIAVLHRAARALLEALPELTDRLVEALREQEPAYRAAMETEPSEIWQEVHHSLRHNVASLIQPREFREAAHRTSRWIGESRAEQGVPLDAVMHAFRMGGAMVWQDLIDDTARRHPEDTRLLVHVAADVWNFVDEHCGVVAEAYRQAERRLSWRRENQQRLMTAALLDGTARIADLPDAAAMLGLPVQGRYAVLAAAGARRAPHGAGRPPLTLPEGSPALWHSAGDIELAVLPLGAVPVEAEAEPRSDSETENPPASGSAPASDGELATLADGLTVPPGTRVGISSVVDGLASVGDARRLAETALRACPASGGTVLLDEHLPAALVVSSPALGTALADRVLGPLDRLDPADRDVIIETLTAWLDSDGSAQRAGAKLYCHRNTVLNRLRRFEQLTGRCLTRPSDAVEVSLALAARRLLVR; translated from the coding sequence ATGCCACAGGTCGTACGTTCGCGGATCAGGGCGCTGCACGGACCGCCCCCCGTCACACCGTTGCCGCACCGCACCCGCTCCCTGGCCGACCGCGAGGCCATAGCGGTGCTCCACCGGGCGGCCCGTGCGCTGCTGGAGGCGCTGCCGGAACTCACGGACCGGCTGGTGGAGGCGCTGCGGGAGCAGGAGCCCGCCTACCGCGCCGCCATGGAGACCGAGCCGTCGGAGATCTGGCAGGAGGTCCACCACTCGCTGCGGCACAACGTCGCCTCCCTCATCCAGCCCCGCGAGTTCCGGGAGGCCGCCCACCGCACCTCCCGGTGGATCGGCGAGAGCCGCGCCGAGCAGGGCGTACCGCTCGACGCGGTCATGCACGCCTTCCGGATGGGCGGCGCGATGGTCTGGCAGGACCTGATCGACGACACGGCCCGACGCCACCCCGAGGACACCCGGCTGCTCGTCCATGTGGCCGCGGATGTCTGGAACTTCGTCGACGAACACTGCGGCGTGGTGGCCGAGGCGTACCGGCAGGCGGAGCGGCGGCTCTCCTGGCGCCGCGAGAACCAGCAACGCCTGATGACGGCGGCGCTGCTGGACGGCACCGCCCGGATCGCCGACCTGCCGGACGCCGCGGCGATGCTGGGCCTCCCGGTGCAGGGGCGGTACGCGGTGCTCGCGGCCGCCGGCGCCCGCCGTGCCCCGCACGGCGCCGGCCGTCCGCCGCTGACCCTGCCCGAGGGCTCGCCCGCGCTCTGGCACTCGGCGGGGGACATCGAGCTGGCCGTACTCCCTCTGGGGGCTGTCCCGGTGGAGGCCGAGGCGGAGCCGCGTTCCGACAGCGAAACGGAGAACCCGCCTGCCTCCGGCTCCGCTCCGGCCTCCGACGGTGAACTGGCCACACTGGCCGACGGCCTGACGGTGCCTCCGGGCACCCGCGTCGGGATCAGTTCCGTGGTCGACGGGCTCGCCTCCGTCGGTGACGCACGGCGCCTCGCCGAGACGGCGCTGCGCGCCTGCCCGGCGTCCGGTGGCACCGTCCTGCTCGACGAGCACCTGCCCGCCGCGCTCGTCGTGTCCTCGCCCGCCCTCGGAACGGCGCTCGCCGACCGGGTCCTCGGTCCGCTGGACCGGCTCGACCCGGCGGACCGGGACGTGATCATCGAGACCCTGACCGCATGGCTCGACTCGGACGGCTCCGCGCAGCGGGCGGGGGCGAAGCTGTACTGCCACCGCAACACCGTGCTGAACCGGCTGCGGCGCTTCGAGCAGCTGACGGGGCGCTGCCTGACACGGCCGTCGGACGCGGTCGAGGTGTCCCTGGCGCTGGCGGCGCGGCGGTTGCTGGTGCGCTGA
- a CDS encoding helix-turn-helix transcriptional regulator encodes MTPSTTVHSPLRLYGRSGELAILETLLARLRAGDGGALVLTSPPGLGRTALLRQAAAHYLGGHGGPVLYAAAAPTEQRLPYSGLHALLCSAPGPLSVAPDTLLRSGITPGGLLGLLRGLGAEQPLLVCVDDAHAWDPDSRAALGFAARRLGAGSRVAVVIGAADETAFAGLPALRLGPLDDDAATALLDRLTDGTADVDPVVRSELLREAAGNPRLLAGLAGRLTPGQLTGRIALPYPLPGAESVLDAHAGHLDGLSPDTHTLLLLAAAAEEHEPDGAGADAALLLRAGNRAGLATAHLDRVLFAPAGTAGALQRAGSRVHFSHPLLRRAVLHRAPPGRRRAVHELLAGLLTGTGPAPLSALVQRACAASGPDAALAGQLEAAAVAPRPHGERSAALARAAALSADDALRAARFTAAAEQARLAGDTGRARAMLARVGPHLAGGAAPYVRGMLALRDGPAADAREALLTAAELLAPHDPRRTLDALFGAAEAAWDMGDPIAYLDAMNRVPVAAADRSMAQYRAGMCAVLAGHPDRGHAFLRCCLDSADRAEDAGELLRAGASALVLGEVDAACRAGARALAAVRTRGPESQLPHALEQLAYAELRAGQHARARAHALEGLHAARRTGQQNSATHLHAVLALAASVEGPAEACSAHADAALTGAGPHGLAQAAMLATWAIARADLAAGRPGEAAARLRPLVRPGPGTGHFATRMLAVPCYVEAMVLSGRADEGAAELTSAVQEFALWTARTTDPQVPAQLARCRALLAPPEEAAGRYEEALVHHDRAGGDFERARTQLLHGQLLRRLRRTREARGPLRDALVAFERCSARVWAERAGGELRAAGEAVDVPDQGGPGPLAGLTPQQQRIARCVAEGATNREVAVRLSVSPRTVDHHLRNVFAALGVRSRTELARLLDRGGGARLQDRDEKNRADL; translated from the coding sequence GTGACCCCATCGACGACCGTGCACAGTCCGCTCCGGCTGTACGGCCGCAGCGGTGAACTGGCCATCCTGGAAACCTTGTTGGCACGGCTGCGGGCAGGGGACGGCGGAGCGCTCGTGCTGACCTCGCCGCCCGGTCTCGGCCGTACCGCCCTGCTGCGGCAGGCCGCCGCCCACTACCTCGGAGGGCACGGCGGCCCCGTGCTGTACGCTGCCGCCGCCCCCACCGAACAGCGACTGCCCTACAGCGGGCTGCACGCCCTGCTCTGCTCCGCCCCCGGCCCGCTGTCCGTCGCACCCGACACACTCCTGCGCTCCGGGATCACCCCCGGCGGGCTGCTCGGGCTGCTGCGGGGCCTGGGGGCCGAACAGCCCCTGCTGGTCTGCGTGGACGACGCGCACGCCTGGGACCCCGACTCCCGCGCCGCTCTCGGCTTCGCCGCCCGAAGGCTCGGCGCGGGCAGCCGGGTCGCGGTGGTGATCGGCGCGGCCGACGAGACCGCCTTCGCCGGTCTGCCGGCCCTGCGCCTCGGCCCGCTCGACGACGACGCTGCGACCGCGCTCCTCGACCGGCTCACCGACGGCACGGCCGATGTCGACCCCGTCGTACGCAGCGAGCTCCTGCGCGAGGCCGCCGGCAACCCGCGGCTGCTGGCCGGACTGGCCGGCCGCCTCACCCCGGGCCAGCTGACCGGGCGCATCGCGCTGCCGTACCCGCTTCCCGGGGCCGAGAGCGTCCTCGACGCCCACGCCGGACATCTGGACGGGCTGTCCCCCGACACCCACACACTGCTCCTGCTGGCCGCCGCCGCGGAGGAGCACGAGCCGGACGGAGCAGGCGCCGACGCGGCGCTGCTGCTGCGGGCCGGGAACCGCGCGGGGCTGGCCACCGCACACCTCGACCGGGTGCTCTTCGCGCCCGCGGGCACCGCCGGAGCCCTCCAGCGCGCGGGGAGCCGCGTGCACTTCAGCCACCCGCTGCTGCGCCGCGCGGTGCTGCACCGGGCACCCCCGGGCCGCCGCCGGGCCGTGCACGAACTGCTCGCCGGGCTACTCACCGGGACCGGCCCGGCACCGCTGTCCGCGCTCGTCCAGCGGGCCTGCGCCGCGTCCGGGCCGGACGCCGCCCTCGCCGGGCAGCTGGAGGCGGCGGCCGTCGCCCCGCGTCCGCACGGCGAGCGGTCGGCCGCACTGGCCCGGGCCGCCGCGCTCTCCGCCGACGACGCCCTGCGCGCCGCACGGTTCACCGCGGCCGCCGAACAGGCCCGCCTCGCAGGCGACACCGGCAGGGCCCGCGCCATGCTGGCGCGCGTCGGCCCCCACCTCGCCGGAGGCGCCGCACCCTACGTCCGCGGCATGCTCGCCCTGCGCGACGGGCCGGCCGCCGACGCCCGCGAGGCACTCCTCACCGCGGCGGAGCTGCTGGCCCCCCACGACCCGCGCCGCACCCTGGACGCCCTGTTCGGCGCCGCGGAGGCGGCGTGGGACATGGGGGACCCCATCGCGTACCTGGACGCCATGAACCGCGTCCCCGTCGCCGCCGCCGACCGGTCCATGGCGCAGTACCGCGCCGGCATGTGCGCCGTGCTCGCCGGGCACCCGGACCGGGGCCATGCCTTCCTGCGGTGCTGTCTGGACTCCGCCGACCGCGCGGAGGACGCCGGCGAGCTCCTGAGGGCGGGAGCCTCCGCCCTGGTGCTCGGTGAGGTCGACGCCGCCTGCCGCGCAGGGGCCCGTGCCCTCGCCGCCGTACGCACCCGGGGGCCCGAGTCCCAGCTGCCGCACGCCCTGGAACAGCTCGCCTACGCCGAACTGCGGGCCGGACAGCACGCCAGGGCCCGGGCCCACGCGCTGGAGGGACTGCACGCGGCCCGTCGTACCGGGCAGCAGAACTCCGCCACCCATCTGCACGCCGTCCTCGCTCTCGCCGCCTCGGTGGAGGGCCCGGCCGAGGCATGCTCCGCCCACGCCGACGCGGCACTCACCGGGGCGGGGCCGCACGGACTGGCCCAGGCGGCCATGCTCGCCACCTGGGCAATCGCCCGTGCGGACCTGGCGGCCGGGCGCCCGGGTGAGGCGGCCGCGCGGCTCCGCCCGCTGGTCCGGCCAGGCCCCGGGACGGGACACTTCGCCACCCGGATGCTCGCCGTGCCGTGCTACGTCGAGGCGATGGTGCTCTCCGGCCGCGCGGACGAAGGAGCCGCCGAACTCACGTCAGCTGTACAGGAATTCGCTCTGTGGACCGCTCGGACGACCGACCCCCAGGTCCCCGCCCAGCTGGCCCGCTGCCGCGCCCTGCTGGCGCCGCCCGAGGAAGCCGCCGGACGCTACGAGGAGGCACTCGTCCATCACGACCGCGCGGGCGGCGACTTCGAGCGCGCCCGTACCCAACTGCTCCACGGCCAGCTGCTGCGCCGTCTGCGCCGTACCCGTGAGGCCCGCGGCCCGCTGCGGGACGCGCTGGTGGCATTCGAACGCTGCTCCGCCCGCGTCTGGGCCGAACGGGCGGGAGGCGAGCTGCGGGCGGCCGGCGAAGCGGTGGACGTGCCGGACCAGGGCGGCCCCGGCCCGCTGGCCGGACTGACCCCGCAGCAGCAGAGGATCGCCCGCTGCGTCGCGGAGGGGGCCACCAATCGCGAGGTGGCGGTGCGTCTGTCGGTGAGCCCGCGGACCGTCGACCACCACCTCCGCAACGTCTTCGCCGCACTCGGTGTCCGGTCCCGGACCGAACTCGCGCGGCTGCTGGACCGCGGGGGCGGGGCGAGGTTGCAGGACCGTGATGAGAAGAACCGCGCAGACCTCTAG